A window of the Chloroflexus sp. Y-396-1 genome harbors these coding sequences:
- the mazG gene encoding nucleoside triphosphate pyrophosphohydrolase — MNSSVSFQAIFQVVIEHGLIDPTAVQVFAIEQVLQTVPVVPANRVLPWVEQQGLGSYQPPRFPFPLATHTTAFIWGSVAAFNGAALATLLGERYPLYHPLTIITLPANTIHTCLLSELAVAPLPDGVMVGVIVPALSLTDDRRGFDRLRWVIIRLLGPDGCPWDVRQTHQSLRQHFLEEVYEAIEALDTGDMAALCEELGDVLLQVLVHSEMARQGGSFSLEDVVQRAADKLIFRHPHVFANTTVDQPEQVASNWHQLKAQEQAVRGKVRSSALDGVPMALPALAMAQAFTRKAINAGFTWQSIDQVWAKVEEELQELRVATDPAAQQAELGDLLIALVTLAYWLRIDAETALREANMRYKQRFQWVEQMAARSGRVLKDCSPTEMLSWWVEAKVMRDEQ, encoded by the coding sequence ATGAACTCATCAGTATCGTTCCAAGCTATATTTCAGGTGGTGATCGAGCATGGTTTGATCGATCCGACGGCAGTTCAGGTCTTCGCCATCGAGCAAGTCTTGCAGACAGTTCCGGTTGTACCTGCAAACCGTGTCTTACCCTGGGTTGAACAACAAGGTTTGGGCAGCTATCAACCGCCGCGTTTTCCCTTTCCATTAGCTACCCACACAACGGCGTTCATCTGGGGATCGGTTGCCGCTTTTAACGGCGCAGCGCTGGCAACGCTATTAGGTGAACGTTATCCGTTGTATCATCCGTTAACGATTATCACGCTACCAGCCAATACAATTCATACCTGTCTGCTGAGTGAGCTGGCGGTAGCACCCTTACCAGACGGTGTGATGGTTGGCGTTATTGTGCCGGCGCTGTCACTGACTGATGATCGGCGTGGGTTTGATCGTCTGCGTTGGGTGATAATCCGTCTGCTTGGCCCTGATGGCTGTCCGTGGGATGTACGTCAGACTCATCAAAGTTTGCGTCAACATTTCCTTGAGGAAGTTTACGAGGCGATTGAGGCGCTTGATACCGGTGACATGGCTGCACTCTGTGAAGAGTTGGGGGATGTTCTCTTACAGGTGCTTGTGCACAGTGAGATGGCGCGTCAGGGAGGGTCTTTTTCGCTCGAAGATGTTGTGCAACGAGCGGCCGATAAGCTGATATTCCGTCATCCGCATGTCTTTGCTAACACAACGGTTGATCAGCCTGAACAGGTAGCGTCGAACTGGCATCAGCTCAAAGCTCAAGAGCAGGCGGTCAGGGGGAAGGTGCGGAGCAGCGCTCTTGATGGTGTGCCTATGGCATTGCCGGCACTGGCAATGGCTCAGGCCTTTACCCGCAAGGCAATCAATGCTGGATTTACCTGGCAAAGTATCGATCAAGTTTGGGCCAAAGTGGAAGAAGAGTTGCAAGAATTGCGGGTGGCGACCGATCCTGCAGCCCAACAAGCCGAGCTAGGTGATCTCCTCATTGCGCTGGTAACGCTGGCATACTGGTTACGCATTGATGCTGAAACGGCGCTGCGTGAAGCCAACATGCGCTACAAGCAGCGCTTTCAGTGGGTTGAGCAGATGGCTGCGCGAAGCGGGCGTGTCTTGAAAGACTGTTCACCGACTGAAATGCTGTCCTGGTGGGTTGAAGCAAAGGTGATGAGAGATGAACAGTAG
- the lepA gene encoding translation elongation factor 4 — protein MSDQLYIRNFSIIAHVDHGKTTLSDRLLEVTRTISEREQREQLLDSLDLEREKGITIKLKPVRMEYRAADGQVYQLNLIDTPGHVDFSYEVNRSLAACEGALLVVDASQGIEAQTLANTYLALENDLVIIPVVNKIDLPGAHPEEVAHEIESVIGIPAEEAILASAKEGIGITEILEAIVRRIPPPRGQRQQPARALIFDSHYDPYKGVIAYVRVVDGVFRVRDRVHFMGTGAQAETLEIGIFRPAMTPLNELVAGEVGYIATGLKSVADCQVGDTITLADAPAAEPLPGYRPAKPMVFAGLYPIDSNAYPELREALERLKLNDAALSFQPESSAALGFGFRCGFLGLLHMEIVRERLEREYKLDLLITAPSVEYQVLLSDGEIITVANPSEMPDRSRIEAIEEPVVEISVITPVRYIGTIMELVTTRRGTFISMDYLDPTRVLLKYRMPLAEIVIDFYDQLKSRTQGYASLDYHLAGYQEADLVKLDILVNGQPVDALSLIVHRDFAYQRGRDLVERLRQLIPRQMFEVPIQAAIGSKVIARETIRALRKDVLAKCYGGDVTRKRKLLEKQKEGKKRMKMVGSVEIPQEAFMAILSLHETGHERER, from the coding sequence ATGTCAGATCAACTATACATCCGTAATTTCAGCATCATTGCCCACGTCGATCACGGCAAAACGACGCTGAGTGATCGACTTCTCGAAGTGACGCGCACGATTAGCGAGCGTGAACAGCGCGAACAACTCCTCGACTCGCTCGATCTTGAGCGAGAGAAGGGGATTACGATCAAGTTAAAGCCAGTGCGCATGGAATACCGCGCAGCCGATGGTCAGGTCTACCAGCTTAATCTGATCGATACGCCCGGGCACGTCGATTTTAGCTATGAAGTGAACCGCTCGCTGGCTGCCTGTGAAGGCGCCCTGCTCGTTGTCGATGCGTCGCAAGGCATTGAAGCGCAAACGCTTGCCAATACCTATCTGGCCTTGGAAAATGATCTGGTCATTATTCCGGTGGTGAATAAGATCGACCTCCCCGGTGCTCACCCGGAAGAGGTAGCGCACGAAATCGAGTCGGTCATTGGGATCCCGGCTGAGGAGGCAATTCTGGCCTCGGCAAAAGAGGGGATTGGGATTACCGAGATTCTGGAGGCAATCGTCCGGCGGATTCCGCCGCCACGGGGACAGCGTCAGCAACCGGCACGGGCCTTAATTTTCGACTCACACTACGATCCCTACAAAGGGGTGATTGCATACGTGCGGGTAGTAGATGGAGTTTTCAGGGTGCGTGATCGGGTACACTTTATGGGTACCGGTGCGCAGGCTGAAACGCTTGAGATTGGTATTTTCCGCCCGGCAATGACCCCACTTAATGAATTGGTTGCCGGCGAAGTGGGCTATATTGCCACCGGTTTGAAAAGTGTTGCTGATTGTCAGGTTGGCGATACGATCACGCTGGCCGATGCGCCGGCGGCTGAGCCACTACCCGGTTATCGCCCGGCCAAGCCGATGGTCTTTGCCGGTTTGTATCCTATTGACTCGAATGCCTACCCTGAATTGCGGGAAGCGTTGGAACGCTTGAAACTCAACGATGCTGCACTCTCGTTTCAACCTGAAAGTTCAGCAGCGCTAGGGTTTGGCTTCCGCTGCGGTTTTCTCGGTCTGTTACACATGGAGATTGTGCGCGAACGGCTCGAACGTGAATATAAGCTCGATTTGCTGATCACTGCACCATCCGTCGAGTATCAGGTGTTACTTTCTGACGGTGAAATTATCACTGTCGCGAACCCTTCGGAAATGCCCGATCGGTCACGGATCGAAGCGATTGAAGAGCCGGTCGTTGAGATTAGCGTGATTACGCCGGTGCGCTATATCGGCACAATTATGGAGTTGGTGACGACCCGTCGTGGTACGTTCATCAGTATGGATTATCTTGATCCGACGCGAGTACTCTTGAAGTACCGTATGCCACTGGCGGAAATCGTGATTGATTTCTACGATCAATTGAAGAGCCGGACGCAAGGTTACGCCTCGCTCGATTATCATCTGGCCGGTTATCAGGAAGCTGATCTGGTAAAGCTGGACATTCTGGTTAATGGTCAGCCGGTTGATGCGCTATCGCTGATTGTGCATCGTGATTTTGCCTATCAGCGTGGTCGTGATCTGGTTGAACGGCTGCGCCAGTTGATCCCGCGTCAGATGTTCGAGGTACCGATCCAGGCCGCCATTGGTTCAAAGGTGATTGCCCGCGAGACGATTCGCGCCTTGCGGAAAGATGTGTTGGCAAAGTGTTACGGCGGTGACGTGACCCGTAAGCGGAAATTGCTTGAAAAGCAAAAAGAAGGCAAAAAGCGCATGAAGATGGTAGGAAGCGTGGAAATCCCTCAAGAAGCATTTATGGCTATCTTGTCACTTCATGAAACGGGCCATGAGCGTGAGCGATAA
- a CDS encoding diguanylate cyclase, whose product MTSNRVPTILIVDDTPANLLLLTQLLNAQSYDVRPVTHGAMTLTVARTLHPDLILLDIRMPDMDGYTVCQQLKADPETSQIPVIFISALDDVEDKVRAFECGGVDYITKPFQPLEVLARVRTHLALAQARAALEEANRELQRALAREAELARIDWLTGVYNRSYFYEVAVREFAIATRYERPLAVGMIDVDHFKQINDRYGHLIGDQVLRSVAQTIAHQIRTTDCIGRFGGEEFILLLPNTGATAGLIMAERLRTTIGGLVIHTDKGDVSVTISIGIAGRQPADTTIERLIDRADQALYVAKQQGRNCVVGV is encoded by the coding sequence ATGACCAGCAATCGTGTGCCCACCATCCTGATCGTTGACGATACTCCAGCCAATCTCTTGTTGCTAACGCAGCTCCTGAATGCTCAATCGTATGATGTGCGTCCGGTAACCCACGGTGCGATGACGCTGACGGTGGCCCGTACTCTTCACCCCGACCTCATTCTGCTTGACATTCGGATGCCGGATATGGATGGTTATACGGTCTGTCAACAACTAAAAGCCGATCCAGAAACGAGTCAGATTCCGGTTATTTTTATCAGTGCATTGGATGATGTGGAAGATAAAGTACGGGCGTTTGAATGTGGTGGTGTCGACTATATCACCAAACCATTTCAACCCTTAGAGGTGTTAGCTCGGGTCCGAACGCATCTGGCGTTAGCGCAGGCGCGGGCTGCACTTGAAGAGGCCAATCGCGAGTTACAGCGAGCATTGGCCCGTGAAGCAGAACTGGCGCGGATCGACTGGCTCACCGGGGTTTACAATCGTAGTTATTTCTACGAAGTGGCAGTGCGCGAATTCGCAATTGCAACGCGCTATGAGCGACCATTGGCGGTTGGGATGATCGACGTTGATCATTTTAAGCAGATCAACGATCGCTATGGTCATCTGATCGGAGATCAGGTATTGCGTTCGGTCGCACAGACAATTGCCCATCAGATTCGGACGACAGATTGTATCGGGCGTTTTGGCGGCGAAGAGTTTATTCTCTTGTTGCCGAATACCGGTGCCACTGCTGGTCTGATCATGGCCGAGCGGTTGCGCACTACTATTGGCGGTTTGGTCATCCATACCGATAAAGGTGATGTTTCAGTTACGATCAGTATCGGGATCGCAGGACGACAACCGGCAGATACGACGATTGAACGTCTGATCGACCGCGCCGATCAGGCGTTGTACGTGGCTAAGCAACAGGGGCGCAATTGTGTGGTGGGTGTGTAG
- a CDS encoding PAS domain S-box protein, translating to MTVDLLTLSIALNLANVLQCMALVGLAVANRERAGLRWWAAGMGVLALGLILTSVRDVMSLPLWLHTISNAMVGNGILMLYYGLRRFFGDNDDPRRFIVIGLLIFIANVVLAFTGDIPPLRRILFSVVVAILSLLIAIRLYQELHSDRRTIVLFLVVVFIANGIFFVLRGITTATEANWLIVSPPWQMATYLTAIATTTLWTFGLILLVNQELIIKQRETAQQLELIFDAQPDAVLLSRLTDGVFVKVNQGFVEISGYRAEEALGKDGLKLNIWRSPEDRQRWAELMQREGSCSGLEFEFRRRDGTFRTCLLSSRMVMIAGVPHAISIVHDITERKQIEEALRRSDARYRLIAENTSDVIWLFDPMQERFTFFSPSVQKLTGYSVTEAMAVSVTDLLTPSSAQQVLSALHYMLHEWQGELTTAPPWVAEIELIHRDGHEVQVEIVTTFVRDEDNRLMVLGVARDITARKQAEIELRLARQQAEAANRAKSAFLANVSHELRTPLHAVLGFAHLLSNDSELTATQREYLNIINRNGEHLLRLINDVLDLAKIEAGRYTYTPAPVDVRRLLADLQTLFCPRIEAKQLQFVVTCTEEVPAIILSDEAKIRQILINLLENAIKFTEVGVVKLQVERSQQQILFIVEDTGVGISPLEQPYLFRPFFQGRQAVNDHSTGGAGLGLSISYELARVIGGNLSVYSAGEGCGARLTLTLPLRTPITTPLSLPAQHESRRVIRVRVDQPVYRMLVADDIPASALLLVTLLHRLGFVVQSVADEQTLLTMWRSWQPHMIWLDVDRTRINGLAVAQQIRTACHNEPGLMRPVMIALSANVLSDTPTTAIESGCDEFIAKPFREHDVIRIIEQYLHIQFEEVVPQMTTLPNGVGDDCGYDRGWCQAIRQAAVEAHFSRLQQLITDIESTRPDDARQLWYWLETFNYQALIEWVDAILASQARDSRV from the coding sequence ATGACCGTTGATCTTCTGACCTTATCAATTGCGCTTAATCTGGCAAATGTGTTGCAGTGCATGGCACTGGTAGGCCTGGCCGTAGCGAACCGTGAGCGTGCCGGTTTACGATGGTGGGCGGCGGGAATGGGGGTGCTGGCACTTGGTCTCATCCTAACCTCTGTGCGAGATGTTATGTCGCTACCGCTGTGGCTCCATACGATCAGTAATGCCATGGTGGGAAACGGGATACTCATGCTCTATTATGGCTTACGCCGTTTCTTTGGCGACAATGATGATCCACGCCGGTTCATTGTGATTGGTTTACTCATATTTATCGCCAACGTTGTGCTGGCTTTTACCGGTGACATTCCGCCGTTGCGGCGTATTCTCTTTTCTGTTGTAGTGGCAATACTCTCCTTGCTGATTGCAATTCGTTTATACCAAGAGCTACACTCTGATCGACGGACAATCGTGTTGTTTCTTGTGGTTGTATTTATCGCGAATGGTATCTTCTTTGTGCTCCGTGGGATAACCACGGCAACCGAAGCAAACTGGTTAATCGTATCACCGCCGTGGCAGATGGCAACCTATCTCACTGCTATTGCTACAACAACCCTGTGGACGTTCGGTCTTATCTTACTGGTCAATCAGGAATTGATTATCAAACAGCGTGAGACCGCGCAGCAGCTTGAATTAATTTTTGATGCGCAGCCTGATGCAGTATTGTTGTCTCGCCTGACCGATGGTGTCTTTGTGAAGGTTAATCAGGGCTTCGTTGAAATCAGTGGGTACCGTGCAGAGGAAGCGCTGGGGAAAGATGGGCTGAAGCTGAACATCTGGCGTTCGCCGGAGGATCGTCAACGTTGGGCTGAGCTGATGCAGCGCGAGGGTTCGTGTTCGGGCCTTGAGTTTGAGTTTCGGCGGCGTGATGGGACGTTTCGTACCTGTCTCCTTTCCTCGCGAATGGTCATGATTGCCGGTGTACCGCATGCAATCAGTATCGTTCACGATATTACTGAACGGAAACAGATCGAGGAAGCATTACGACGCAGTGATGCACGCTATCGACTCATCGCTGAGAATACGTCAGACGTGATCTGGTTGTTTGACCCAATGCAGGAACGGTTCACGTTTTTTAGTCCGTCGGTACAAAAGTTGACCGGGTACTCCGTAACCGAAGCAATGGCCGTTTCAGTAACCGATCTCTTAACCCCTTCCTCGGCGCAGCAAGTGCTGTCGGCGCTGCACTATATGCTCCACGAGTGGCAGGGGGAACTAACCACAGCACCGCCTTGGGTCGCTGAGATCGAGTTGATCCATCGCGATGGGCACGAGGTGCAGGTAGAGATCGTTACTACGTTTGTACGTGATGAGGATAACCGATTGATGGTCTTAGGTGTGGCGCGCGATATTACTGCACGTAAACAGGCAGAAATCGAGTTACGCCTGGCCCGTCAGCAGGCCGAAGCCGCCAATCGGGCAAAGAGTGCATTTCTGGCTAATGTCAGTCATGAACTACGAACCCCCCTCCATGCAGTGCTTGGCTTTGCTCATTTGTTGAGTAATGATAGTGAGTTAACCGCAACCCAGCGGGAATACCTCAATATTATTAACCGGAATGGGGAACATCTGCTGCGATTGATCAATGACGTCCTTGATCTGGCGAAGATTGAGGCTGGACGCTATACGTATACTCCTGCTCCGGTTGATGTTCGTAGATTGTTGGCCGATCTTCAGACGTTATTTTGTCCGCGGATAGAAGCAAAACAGTTGCAGTTCGTCGTGACCTGTACTGAAGAAGTACCGGCGATCATATTAAGTGATGAAGCCAAAATACGTCAGATTCTGATCAATTTACTGGAAAATGCGATCAAATTTACCGAAGTTGGTGTTGTGAAACTCCAGGTTGAACGGTCGCAACAGCAAATTCTGTTCATCGTTGAAGACACCGGGGTCGGCATTTCGCCACTTGAACAGCCGTATCTCTTTCGTCCCTTTTTCCAGGGGCGCCAGGCTGTCAATGATCATTCAACCGGGGGTGCCGGTCTTGGTTTGAGCATCAGCTACGAACTGGCCCGTGTCATCGGTGGAAATCTCTCTGTATATAGTGCAGGTGAGGGGTGTGGTGCCCGCTTGACATTGACATTGCCGTTACGAACACCGATTACAACACCGCTTTCGTTACCTGCTCAGCACGAAAGTCGGCGCGTCATCCGGGTACGGGTCGATCAGCCGGTGTATCGCATGTTGGTGGCCGATGACATTCCAGCCAGTGCGTTACTGTTAGTTACTCTCCTTCACCGGCTAGGCTTCGTCGTACAATCGGTAGCAGATGAGCAAACATTGCTTACGATGTGGCGTTCCTGGCAACCCCACATGATCTGGCTTGACGTTGATCGGACGCGGATTAACGGTCTGGCCGTCGCTCAACAGATTCGCACCGCTTGTCATAACGAACCCGGGCTAATGCGACCGGTGATGATTGCTTTGTCGGCGAATGTCCTTAGTGATACGCCAACGACCGCAATTGAGTCAGGTTGTGATGAATTTATTGCGAAACCGTTTCGCGAACACGATGTGATTCGGATCATCGAGCAGTATCTGCATATTCAGTTTGAGGAAGTAGTGCCTCAGATGACAACATTGCCGAATGGTGTTGGTGATGATTGCGGGTATGATCGGGGGTGGTGTCAGGCTATACGACAGGCTGCTGTCGAAGCCCATTTTTCTCGTCTGCAACAGCTCATCACGGACATCGAATCGACCCGACCGGATGATGCGCGTCAGTTGTGGTACTGGCTTGAAACCTTTAACTACCAGGCCTTGATCGAATGGGTTGATGCGATACTTGCTTCTCAGGCGAGGGATTCTCGTGTATAG
- a CDS encoding peptidylprolyl isomerase, whose translation MRRLIWLFTLFLLVGCQSAINGQQWANTDSPVVFRLGPRLFTVADVNAEIQRAIGEGIANALAAGQTREQIEQIVVENDLRRQIFEQMIQNELLLHYARQHGIGVDPVALDAVVFNRLAADASPAEVQDLRSLLAREQVVLEVIARHTRADMAHVRHILVADEATAQAVLADLQAGADFATLAAERSRDTASAAQGGDLGWMPRGEFVASFEEAIFSIPLNTPQIVQTEFGFHVVEVLGRENQRPFSSFEELRTRRNAGQFYQETFVPWYEELRRRAELSGELQIAAGFDPDTLPIPFPETP comes from the coding sequence ATGCGTCGTCTGATCTGGTTGTTTACACTTTTCCTCTTGGTTGGCTGTCAAAGTGCTATCAATGGTCAGCAGTGGGCTAACACCGATTCGCCGGTTGTCTTCCGTCTGGGTCCACGGCTATTTACTGTCGCCGATGTCAATGCTGAGATACAACGGGCAATTGGCGAAGGTATTGCTAACGCACTTGCTGCGGGTCAGACCAGAGAGCAGATTGAGCAAATTGTGGTTGAGAATGATCTGCGTCGTCAGATTTTCGAGCAGATGATTCAAAATGAGCTGCTGTTGCACTATGCACGTCAACACGGGATTGGGGTTGATCCAGTTGCACTCGATGCAGTAGTCTTTAATCGTCTGGCAGCCGACGCCAGTCCGGCAGAAGTGCAGGATTTGCGCAGTCTGCTGGCTCGTGAGCAGGTTGTTCTCGAAGTGATTGCCCGTCATACACGGGCTGATATGGCGCACGTCCGTCATATTCTGGTGGCCGACGAAGCAACAGCGCAGGCAGTGCTCGCCGACTTACAGGCTGGCGCTGATTTTGCAACATTAGCAGCAGAACGTTCTCGTGATACTGCATCAGCCGCGCAAGGTGGTGATTTGGGGTGGATGCCGCGTGGTGAGTTTGTTGCATCGTTTGAAGAGGCGATCTTTTCGATCCCCCTTAACACCCCTCAGATTGTACAAACTGAATTTGGCTTTCACGTCGTGGAAGTTTTGGGTCGGGAGAATCAGCGCCCCTTCTCTTCGTTTGAAGAGCTGCGTACACGTCGTAATGCTGGTCAGTTCTATCAAGAGACCTTCGTTCCCTGGTATGAAGAACTACGTCGCCGGGCAGAATTGAGTGGCGAGTTGCAAATTGCGGCTGGCTTCGATCCTGATACCTTGCCTATCCCATTTCCTGAGACACCATGA
- a CDS encoding DUF951 domain-containing protein, giving the protein MNSRTSPIQLSLDDVVRLRKPHACGGDTWRVVRLGADIGLRCETCGRRVLLPRAELERRIRSFVTPDRKS; this is encoded by the coding sequence ATGAACAGTAGGACATCGCCGATCCAGCTTTCACTCGACGATGTGGTGCGATTGCGTAAACCGCACGCTTGTGGTGGTGATACTTGGCGAGTTGTACGCCTTGGCGCTGATATTGGATTACGTTGTGAAACATGTGGTCGGCGTGTGCTGTTGCCACGCGCCGAACTAGAGCGAAGAATCAGGAGCTTTGTCACCCCTGACCGCAAATCG